Proteins from a genomic interval of Desulfofustis limnaeus:
- the icmF gene encoding fused isobutyryl-CoA mutase/GTPase IcmF: MNAPITVYKPHHHVRVITATSLFDGHDASTNIMRRILQDSGVEVIHLAHNRSVQELVDTAIDEDAQGIAMSSYQGGHMESFTYMIDLLRQHDASHIKVFGGGGGVIVADEIKELEAYGVTKIYSPEDGATMGLQGMANHMIELMDFSTLSYHSLDPELLRRDNKRMIAAYITALQQAKADAPDRLGQLLGQIRPLAEQHRPPVVGITGTGGAGKSSLTDEIIVRFLHDMPEIRIGVICCDPSRRKTGGALLGDRIRMNAIAQSDRVYMRSLATRDSAHEVSEALPEAILAVQAAGFDLVIAETAGIGQGDSRIIDLADLSIYVMTSDYGAPSQLEKIDMLDYADIIVVNKFEKKGSDDAIRDIRKQVQRNRKAWTSRPEEFPVYGTIASKFNDDGVTALYHGIIEQLQSKTGCTLRPSLPKPAGKVSSSKTIVIPPERLRYLAEIADRVRTYHRRTEEQAAAVRRVHHLRGSLALLSSDETAAAAREQLQRAIETYGSHVDKQTEETLTTWADIKQAYSGDELVYTVRGREVRVPLYTTSLCHSRIPKISLPRFQDPGDLYTWLRHEHLPGYFPYTGGVFPLKRTAEDPTRMFAGEGGPAQTNRRFKLLSENYAAKRLSTAFDSVTLYGWDPAERPDIYGKIGNSGVSVCTLDDVKLLYDGFDLCSSTTSVSMTINGPAPIILAMFMNTAIDQQIDAFRQRQGREPSDGERAEIRQTVLQNVRGTVQADILKEDQGQNTCIFSIEFALKMMGDIQEYFIANQVRNFYSVSVSGYHIAEAGANPITQLALTLANGFTYVEYYLARGMHIDQIAPNLSFFFSNGMDPEYTVIGRVARRIWAVAMREKYGANTTSQRLKYHIQTSGRSLHSQEIQFNDIRTTLQALCAIYDNCNSLHTNAYDEAITTPSQESVRRALAIQLIINREWGLAKNENMNQGSFIVEDLTDLVEAAVLSEFDRITERGGVLGAMETGYQRSRIQEESMYYERLKHSGEYPIIGVNTFRNPDADFSKVAATLQLARATDADKQEQLHRLAAFKERHQQQAPLALKRLQETALSGGNLFAELMETVRSCSLGQITGALYEVGGQYRRNM; encoded by the coding sequence CGCCTCGCACATCAAGGTGTTCGGCGGCGGCGGCGGCGTCATTGTCGCCGATGAGATCAAGGAACTCGAGGCCTACGGCGTCACCAAGATCTATTCGCCGGAAGACGGCGCCACCATGGGCTTGCAGGGAATGGCCAACCACATGATCGAGCTGATGGATTTCTCCACCCTCAGCTACCACTCCCTTGATCCAGAGCTACTGCGCCGCGACAACAAGCGGATGATCGCCGCCTACATCACCGCCCTGCAGCAGGCCAAAGCCGACGCTCCGGACCGCCTGGGGCAGCTCCTCGGCCAGATCCGACCGCTGGCCGAGCAACATCGGCCACCGGTGGTCGGCATCACCGGTACCGGCGGCGCCGGCAAATCCTCGTTGACCGACGAGATCATCGTCCGATTCCTGCACGACATGCCCGAGATCAGGATCGGCGTCATCTGCTGCGACCCGTCGCGCCGCAAGACCGGCGGCGCGCTGCTCGGTGACCGCATCCGGATGAATGCCATTGCCCAGTCCGACCGGGTCTATATGCGCAGCCTGGCCACGCGGGATTCCGCCCATGAGGTCTCCGAGGCGTTGCCCGAGGCCATCCTGGCGGTCCAGGCCGCCGGTTTCGACCTGGTCATTGCCGAAACCGCCGGAATCGGCCAAGGCGACTCCCGTATTATCGATCTGGCCGATCTGTCCATCTACGTGATGACCAGCGATTACGGGGCGCCATCCCAGCTGGAAAAGATCGACATGCTCGATTACGCCGACATCATCGTCGTCAACAAATTCGAAAAGAAAGGCAGCGACGACGCCATCCGCGATATCCGCAAGCAGGTCCAGCGCAACCGCAAGGCCTGGACGTCCCGGCCGGAAGAGTTCCCGGTATACGGCACCATCGCCTCGAAATTCAACGATGACGGGGTAACTGCCTTGTACCACGGCATCATCGAGCAGCTGCAGAGCAAAACCGGTTGCACGCTGAGACCGTCGCTGCCCAAGCCAGCCGGAAAAGTCTCTTCTTCCAAGACCATCGTCATCCCGCCAGAGCGTTTACGCTATCTGGCCGAGATCGCCGACCGTGTCCGCACCTATCATCGCCGCACCGAAGAGCAGGCGGCGGCGGTGCGACGGGTCCATCACCTGCGTGGCAGCCTCGCGTTGCTCTCCAGCGATGAAACGGCCGCGGCAGCCCGGGAACAGCTGCAGCGGGCCATCGAGACCTACGGCAGCCACGTGGACAAACAGACCGAGGAAACGCTCACAACCTGGGCTGATATCAAGCAGGCCTATAGCGGCGACGAACTGGTGTATACGGTCAGGGGCCGAGAAGTTCGGGTGCCGCTGTACACCACGTCGCTGTGCCACTCACGCATCCCGAAGATTTCGTTGCCCCGCTTCCAGGATCCGGGAGACCTCTACACCTGGCTGCGCCATGAGCACCTTCCCGGCTATTTTCCCTATACCGGCGGTGTCTTCCCGCTCAAGCGGACCGCCGAGGATCCCACCAGGATGTTTGCCGGCGAGGGCGGACCGGCCCAGACCAACCGACGGTTCAAGCTCCTGTCGGAAAATTACGCGGCCAAACGGCTCTCCACCGCCTTCGACTCGGTCACGCTGTACGGCTGGGATCCGGCCGAGCGCCCCGACATCTACGGCAAGATCGGCAACTCCGGAGTTAGCGTCTGCACGCTCGACGATGTCAAGCTGCTCTATGACGGGTTCGATCTGTGCAGCTCGACCACCTCCGTATCGATGACCATCAACGGGCCGGCACCGATCATCCTGGCCATGTTCATGAACACCGCCATCGACCAACAGATCGACGCCTTCCGCCAGCGCCAGGGTCGCGAACCAAGCGACGGGGAGCGGGCCGAGATTCGTCAAACCGTCCTGCAAAACGTCCGCGGCACGGTGCAAGCCGATATTCTCAAGGAGGACCAAGGGCAGAATACCTGCATCTTCTCCATCGAGTTCGCCCTGAAAATGATGGGCGACATTCAGGAATATTTTATCGCCAACCAGGTGCGTAATTTCTATTCGGTCTCGGTCTCCGGCTACCATATCGCCGAGGCCGGCGCCAACCCCATCACCCAATTGGCCCTGACCCTGGCCAACGGCTTCACCTATGTGGAATACTACCTGGCCCGAGGCATGCACATCGACCAGATTGCCCCGAATCTGTCGTTCTTCTTCTCCAACGGCATGGACCCTGAATACACGGTGATTGGCCGGGTGGCCCGACGTATCTGGGCGGTGGCCATGCGTGAAAAATACGGGGCGAACACCACCTCGCAGCGGCTCAAGTACCATATTCAGACCTCGGGACGATCACTGCACAGTCAGGAGATCCAGTTCAACGACATCCGCACCACGCTGCAGGCACTCTGCGCCATCTACGATAACTGCAACAGCCTGCACACCAATGCCTACGACGAGGCGATCACCACCCCGAGCCAGGAATCGGTGCGACGGGCCCTGGCCATTCAGCTGATCATCAACCGCGAATGGGGGCTGGCCAAGAACGAGAATATGAATCAAGGGAGCTTCATCGTCGAGGACCTCACCGATCTGGTGGAGGCCGCGGTACTGAGTGAATTCGACCGGATCACCGAGCGCGGCGGCGTCCTCGGGGCCATGGAGACCGGCTATCAGCGCAGCCGCATCCAGGAAGAATCCATGTATTACGAACGGCTCAAACATTCCGGCGAATACCCGATCATCGGAGTGAACACCTTCCGCAATCCCGATGCCGATTTCTCCAAGGTCGCCGCCACCCTCCAACTGGCCCGAGCCACCGATGCCGACAAGCAGGAACAATTGCATCGGCTGGCGGCGTTCAAGGAACGCCACCAGCAGCAAGCCCCGCTGGCGCTCAAGCGCCTTCAGGAAACGGCGTTGAGCGGCGGCAACCTGTTCGCCGAATTGATGGAGACGGTACGTTCGTGCAGCCTCGGTCAGATCACCGGGGCGCTCTATGAGGTGGGCGGCCAGTACCGGCGCAACATGTAA
- a CDS encoding fatty acid--CoA ligase, producing MAEQTLPAGECYDYPLLIKKLLGTALLYAADQEIVYRDRFRCSYRDLNRRIHRLAGGLSSLGVKEGDTVAVFDYDSNRFLECFFAIPMMGAVMQMVNWRLSAAQIEYTINHAEARVIIINGDFLPLLAQIRERLTWVEKIVVIVENEVPQECGLTIDAEYESLLAAAADTYNFPDLDENTKATTFYTTGTTGDPKGVHFSHRQLVLHTLSLAIALGSYETIGRFRSNDVYMPLTPMFHVHAWGLPYVATLLGTKQVYPGRYEPEMLLRLIVTEGVTASHCVPTILQMLVTSPAARQVDLSRWKVIIGGAKLSTGLAAAAQELGIVVYTGYGMSETCPVISLSTPKTTMLGRLNDDQLLNLVVKTGLPIPLVEFEVVDLDGTPLPHDGVSVGEVVFRAPWLTKDYFKSPAKTRELWRDGWLHSGDVGHIDADGYLQVTDRIKDVIKTGGEWISSLDLENCISRHPAVLEAAAIGVPDDKWGERPLLIVTLKPDQQSAVDSDGLREFMAEAARQGLIPRYAVPERILLVEQLPKTSVGKLNKRAMRKEFS from the coding sequence ATGGCTGAACAGACCCTTCCCGCAGGTGAATGTTACGATTATCCGTTGCTCATCAAGAAACTTCTGGGCACGGCGCTGCTCTATGCCGCCGATCAGGAGATCGTCTATCGGGATCGCTTCCGCTGCAGCTATCGCGACCTGAACCGACGCATTCATCGACTTGCCGGTGGTCTCAGCTCGCTTGGCGTCAAGGAGGGTGACACGGTTGCGGTCTTCGACTATGACAGCAACCGTTTTCTTGAGTGCTTTTTCGCCATACCGATGATGGGAGCGGTCATGCAGATGGTCAACTGGCGGCTGTCGGCGGCTCAGATCGAATATACCATCAACCACGCCGAGGCCCGGGTGATCATCATCAATGGCGATTTCCTGCCGCTGCTGGCACAGATCCGGGAGCGGCTCACCTGGGTCGAAAAAATCGTCGTCATTGTCGAGAACGAGGTCCCGCAGGAGTGCGGGCTGACTATCGATGCCGAATACGAATCACTGCTGGCTGCTGCAGCCGACACCTACAATTTCCCCGATCTCGATGAAAACACCAAGGCCACCACCTTCTACACCACCGGAACCACCGGTGATCCCAAAGGAGTGCACTTCAGTCACCGGCAATTGGTCCTGCATACCCTGTCGCTGGCCATCGCCTTGGGCAGCTATGAAACCATCGGCCGTTTCCGATCAAACGATGTCTATATGCCGTTGACGCCGATGTTTCACGTCCATGCCTGGGGGCTACCCTATGTGGCAACTCTGCTCGGCACCAAACAGGTCTATCCGGGACGCTATGAGCCGGAGATGCTGTTGCGCCTGATCGTCACCGAGGGTGTGACCGCGTCCCATTGTGTACCGACCATCCTACAGATGCTGGTGACCAGTCCGGCAGCCCGGCAGGTGGACCTGTCGCGATGGAAGGTGATCATCGGTGGTGCCAAATTGTCCACCGGTCTGGCTGCGGCGGCGCAGGAGTTGGGAATCGTCGTCTATACCGGCTACGGCATGTCGGAGACCTGCCCGGTGATCAGCCTCTCGACACCGAAGACGACCATGCTTGGTCGGCTCAATGACGATCAGTTACTGAATCTGGTGGTCAAGACCGGATTACCGATTCCCTTGGTGGAATTTGAGGTGGTCGATCTGGATGGTACTCCGCTGCCCCATGATGGCGTTTCGGTCGGCGAAGTGGTCTTCCGAGCCCCGTGGCTGACCAAGGATTATTTCAAATCGCCGGCCAAGACTCGGGAACTGTGGCGGGATGGGTGGCTCCATAGCGGCGATGTCGGCCATATCGATGCGGACGGTTATCTGCAGGTGACCGATCGGATCAAGGATGTGATCAAGACCGGAGGAGAATGGATCTCCTCTCTGGATTTGGAAAATTGCATCAGCCGTCATCCGGCGGTTCTGGAAGCGGCGGCCATCGGGGTGCCGGACGACAAATGGGGGGAGCGGCCGCTGTTGATCGTGACCCTGAAACCGGACCAGCAATCGGCGGTGGACAGTGACGGTTTGCGCGAGTTCATGGCCGAGGCCGCCCGGCAGGGGCTCATCCCCCGCTATGCCGTGCCGGAACGAATCCTGCTCGTGGAACAACTGCCCAAAACCAGTGTCGGCAAACTGAACAAGCGGGCCATGCGCAAGGAATTCAGCTGA
- a CDS encoding DMT family transporter, producing the protein MTESDEDQPERAAGGQDLPAGAALYALFLCVLFGANAVAIKISLGGLGVFTTAGLRFSLAAAAIWLYARLSGKSLRLNGKQWQQLLLLGLIFFCQLSLFYLGQSRTTATHGTLIVNALPFVVAVLAHFFLTDDRLSATRIIGLTFGFAGVLVLLRDSLEMSREAVTGDLLVLAAVLVWGANAIYSKRIISTFHPAQITFYPMVLATPFFLICGVLFDRPMLTRVDPAILAALFYQTFVTASFGMVAWSSLAKRYGASSLHAFVFIMPISGTSLGVILLGEPLTLNLLGAAALVTVGLLVVNRKRRKLM; encoded by the coding sequence ATGACCGAGAGTGACGAAGACCAGCCTGAACGCGCTGCCGGCGGCCAGGACTTACCCGCTGGTGCGGCGCTCTATGCGTTGTTTCTCTGTGTGCTTTTTGGGGCCAATGCTGTGGCCATCAAGATCAGCCTCGGAGGCCTTGGCGTCTTCACCACCGCCGGCCTGCGCTTTTCTCTGGCCGCCGCAGCGATCTGGCTGTACGCGCGTTTATCCGGTAAGTCGCTTCGGCTGAACGGCAAACAGTGGCAGCAGTTGCTGCTGCTCGGGCTGATTTTCTTCTGCCAGCTCTCGCTCTTTTACCTGGGGCAAAGCCGGACCACGGCAACACACGGGACATTGATCGTCAATGCCTTACCGTTTGTGGTGGCGGTGTTGGCCCACTTTTTTCTGACCGACGATCGTCTTTCCGCAACCAGGATCATCGGTTTGACCTTCGGATTCGCCGGGGTCCTGGTGTTATTGCGCGACTCCCTGGAAATGAGCCGGGAAGCGGTGACCGGTGACCTGCTGGTATTGGCGGCAGTGCTGGTCTGGGGGGCTAATGCGATCTATTCGAAGCGGATTATTTCCACCTTCCATCCGGCCCAGATTACTTTTTATCCGATGGTTCTCGCCACCCCGTTTTTCTTGATTTGTGGGGTCCTTTTCGACCGGCCGATGCTCACGCGGGTCGACCCGGCCATCCTCGCCGCATTGTTCTACCAGACTTTTGTCACCGCTTCTTTCGGCATGGTTGCCTGGAGTTCGCTGGCCAAGCGGTACGGCGCCAGTTCCCTGCATGCCTTTGTATTCATCATGCCGATTTCCGGAACCAGTCTTGGCGTGATCCTGCTTGGCGAACCATTGACTCTGAACCTGCTCGGCGCCGCTGCGTTGGTTACGGTCGGGCTCCTGGTGGTCAATCGGAAACGGCGTAAGCTGATGTGA